One window of the Rhodococcus sovatensis genome contains the following:
- the polA gene encoding DNA polymerase I, which yields MSPATEVSSLPASSSGSSTDGRQPTLLLIDGHSIAFRAFFALPVDNFKTTSGQSTNAVYGFTSMLINLLRDEKPTHIAAAFDVSRQTFRAERFPDYKANRSKTPDEFAGQVDITKDVLGAMGIPVMAEAGFEADDIIATLVTQAETLGYRVLVVTGDRDSLQLVTENVTVLYPKKGVSELTRFTPEEVTTKYGLSPAQYPDFAALRGDPSDNLPGIPGVGEKTATKWIIEYGSLEELVNNVDKVKGKVGDALRANLSSVVLNRELTEMVRDVPLPYTPDQLELAPWDREKIHALFDDLEFRVLRDRLFETLSSAEPEAEEGFDVKGGTVPVGELAAWLSAHASTGERHGLSVVGPRRPFDSDAVSIAIAASDGEGGFVTTTALDESDEKALAAWLADPAQPKALHEAKWAIHALRGRGWTLGGLTSDTALAAYLVRPGQRSFNLDDLSLRYLKRELRAEDSVEGQMSLLDTEDVAEAAVAEGEILRAQAILDLAAALDTELENIESTSLLSDMELPLLSVLADLEATGIAVDRAHLEELQSGFADQVSEAANAAYEVIGKQINLGSPKQLQVVLFDELDMPKTKKTKTGYTTDADALQGLFEKTEHPFLRFLLDHRDATRMKVTVDGLLKSVADDARIHTTFNQTVAATGRLSSTEPNLQNIPVRNEAGRHIRDGFVVGEGYDTLLTADYSQIEMRIMAHLSGDEGLIEAFNTGEDLHSFVGARAFGVPIEEVTPELRRRVKAMSYGLAYGLSAFGLAAQLKISTEEAKQQMEAYFSRFGGVRDYLRNAVEESRKVGYTSTLYGRRRYLPDLNSDNRQRREVAERAALNAPIQGTAADIIKVAMIDVHRSLSASKLKSRMLLQVHDELVLEVVDSEREQVEALVREKMSSAIELSVPLEVSVGTGRSWDKAAH from the coding sequence GTGAGCCCCGCAACTGAAGTTAGTTCCCTACCCGCATCCTCGTCCGGTTCATCCACCGATGGCCGGCAGCCGACGCTGCTGCTGATAGACGGACACTCCATCGCGTTTCGCGCCTTCTTCGCGCTGCCGGTGGACAACTTCAAGACGACGAGCGGTCAGTCGACCAACGCCGTCTACGGGTTCACATCGATGCTGATCAACTTGCTGCGCGACGAGAAACCGACGCACATCGCTGCAGCGTTCGACGTCTCGCGCCAAACGTTCCGTGCCGAGCGATTCCCGGACTACAAGGCCAACCGCAGCAAGACTCCCGACGAGTTCGCAGGCCAGGTCGACATCACGAAGGACGTCCTCGGAGCGATGGGTATCCCCGTCATGGCCGAGGCCGGGTTCGAGGCGGATGACATCATCGCGACGTTGGTGACGCAGGCGGAGACGCTCGGTTATCGAGTGCTCGTCGTGACGGGTGACCGAGATTCGTTGCAGTTGGTCACCGAGAACGTCACGGTTCTCTACCCCAAGAAGGGCGTTTCGGAACTCACCAGGTTCACGCCCGAAGAGGTCACGACCAAGTACGGCCTCTCGCCGGCGCAGTACCCGGACTTCGCCGCGCTCCGCGGTGACCCGAGCGACAATCTTCCGGGCATCCCTGGCGTCGGTGAGAAGACCGCGACCAAGTGGATCATCGAGTACGGCTCGCTCGAGGAACTGGTCAACAACGTCGACAAGGTGAAAGGCAAGGTCGGTGACGCGTTGCGCGCCAACTTGTCCTCGGTCGTTCTCAATCGTGAACTCACCGAGATGGTGCGCGACGTTCCGTTGCCCTACACGCCGGACCAGCTCGAGCTCGCGCCGTGGGACCGGGAGAAGATTCACGCCCTGTTCGACGACCTCGAGTTCCGCGTGTTGCGTGACCGTCTCTTCGAGACGCTGTCGTCCGCGGAACCGGAGGCCGAAGAGGGTTTCGACGTCAAGGGCGGCACCGTGCCCGTCGGCGAGTTGGCAGCGTGGCTCAGCGCTCACGCGTCGACAGGCGAGCGACACGGACTGTCCGTGGTAGGTCCGCGGCGACCGTTCGACAGCGACGCCGTGTCCATTGCGATCGCCGCTTCCGATGGAGAGGGCGGATTCGTCACCACCACTGCCCTCGACGAATCCGACGAGAAGGCGTTAGCTGCCTGGCTGGCGGACCCCGCGCAGCCCAAGGCCTTGCACGAAGCGAAGTGGGCCATCCACGCGCTGCGAGGACGCGGCTGGACATTGGGCGGCTTGACGAGTGATACCGCACTCGCCGCCTATCTGGTCCGACCGGGCCAGCGCAGCTTCAACCTCGACGATCTGTCACTTCGGTACCTCAAGCGTGAGCTACGAGCCGAGGATTCGGTCGAGGGGCAGATGTCGCTCCTCGACACCGAAGATGTCGCCGAGGCCGCCGTCGCCGAGGGCGAAATCCTCCGTGCACAGGCCATTCTGGATCTCGCCGCGGCGCTCGACACCGAGCTGGAGAACATCGAATCCACGTCGTTGTTGTCGGACATGGAGCTGCCGCTGCTCTCGGTGCTCGCCGACCTGGAGGCGACCGGAATTGCCGTCGACCGCGCCCATCTCGAGGAACTGCAGAGCGGATTCGCCGATCAGGTCAGCGAGGCCGCGAACGCCGCGTACGAGGTCATCGGCAAGCAGATCAACCTCGGCTCGCCCAAGCAGCTTCAGGTCGTACTCTTCGACGAGCTCGACATGCCGAAGACGAAGAAGACCAAGACTGGGTACACCACCGACGCCGACGCGCTGCAGGGGTTGTTCGAGAAGACCGAGCACCCGTTCCTGAGATTCCTCCTCGACCACCGAGATGCGACGCGCATGAAGGTCACGGTCGACGGGCTGCTCAAGTCCGTCGCTGACGATGCTCGCATCCACACGACGTTCAACCAGACGGTCGCTGCTACTGGTCGGCTGTCGTCCACCGAACCGAACTTGCAGAACATTCCGGTCCGCAACGAGGCAGGTCGTCACATCCGGGACGGGTTCGTCGTCGGCGAGGGATACGACACGCTGCTCACCGCTGACTACAGCCAGATCGAAATGCGCATCATGGCGCACCTGTCCGGTGACGAGGGTCTGATCGAGGCGTTCAATACGGGCGAAGACCTGCACAGCTTCGTCGGTGCTCGCGCGTTCGGTGTTCCCATCGAAGAAGTCACTCCTGAACTGCGCCGACGAGTCAAGGCGATGTCGTACGGTCTGGCATACGGGCTGAGCGCCTTCGGTCTCGCTGCGCAGCTGAAGATCTCGACCGAGGAAGCCAAGCAGCAAATGGAGGCGTATTTCTCGAGGTTCGGTGGAGTTCGCGACTACCTGCGGAACGCCGTCGAGGAATCACGGAAGGTCGGCTACACGTCCACCTTGTACGGTCGGCGTCGGTACCTACCCGATCTCAACAGCGACAACCGCCAGCGCCGCGAAGTAGCCGAGCGTGCAGCCTTGAACGCACCGATTCAGGGCACCGCCGCCGACATCATCAAGGTGGCGATGATCGATGTGCACCGCTCGCTATCGGCTTCGAAACTGAAGTCGCGCATGCTTCTGCAGGTGCACGACGAATTGGTGCTCGAAGTCGTCGACTCCGAGCGGGAGCAGGTAGAAGCGCTGGTTCGCGAGAAGATGTCCTCTGCGATCGAGCTGTCGGTTCCGCTCGAAGTCTCGGTTGGAACAGGCCGTAGTTGGGACAAGGCGGCGCATTAG
- the trxA gene encoding thioredoxin, with translation MATQTLTQQNFDEIVGGNDVVLVDFWASWCGPCRQFAPTFEKSSESHPDVVHAKVDTEAEQGLAAAANIQSIPTIMAFREGVLVFAQPGALPAAALEDLVGQIKALDMDEVRKQLEEQKASVDAE, from the coding sequence GTGGCAACACAGACTTTGACTCAGCAGAACTTCGACGAGATCGTCGGCGGCAACGACGTGGTACTGGTCGACTTCTGGGCGTCGTGGTGTGGGCCGTGCCGCCAGTTCGCGCCCACCTTCGAGAAGTCGTCGGAGTCGCACCCGGACGTAGTCCACGCCAAGGTCGACACCGAGGCGGAACAGGGGTTGGCGGCGGCAGCGAACATCCAGTCGATTCCGACGATCATGGCTTTCCGCGAAGGCGTTCTCGTATTCGCCCAGCCGGGTGCGTTGCCTGCAGCGGCGTTGGAGGACCTCGTCGGCCAGATCAAGGCGCTTGACATGGATGAGGTACGCAAGCAACTCGAAGAGCAGAAAGCCAGTGTGGACGCCGAGTAG
- a CDS encoding branched-chain amino acid ABC transporter permease: MLALLGSIAAVAFGGTALAQEPTPTPPPAASTTESPATPPADAVSVSGSLNNSGDRLADVDVVAVDAAGEEVARTTSAEGGRWTLEISPGSYTFEVDAETLPDGVSVQGEVQRDVEAGRANTIIFSFGEARTATEVPFYEKFIRTTVDGLRFGLVIALAAVGLSLIFGTTGLTNFAHGELVTLGAVAAWVFNVSLGIQLIPATILAIIVGVAIGWLNNAAIWRPLRKRKTGLIAQLVVSIGLAIALRYLILIFFSDRAEPFDDYQAQTQNEWGPLAITNVNLACIIISIVVLVAVALMLQRTRIGKAMRAVADNRDLAASSGINVERVVTFVWCMGGGLAALGGVLFGLSELGGRVQWEMGFKLLLLMFAGITLGGLGTAYGALLGCVIVGLLVQWSTMIINPDLKYIGGLLVLILILVVRPQGILGSRQRIG, encoded by the coding sequence ATGTTGGCGCTACTTGGATCCATAGCAGCGGTGGCGTTCGGCGGGACTGCCCTGGCGCAGGAACCGACCCCGACTCCCCCGCCCGCAGCATCCACTACAGAATCACCTGCTACCCCTCCCGCCGACGCGGTGTCGGTGAGTGGGAGCCTCAACAACAGCGGTGACCGCCTCGCCGATGTAGACGTGGTCGCGGTCGACGCGGCGGGCGAAGAGGTCGCCAGAACCACATCCGCCGAAGGCGGCCGGTGGACACTCGAAATATCACCCGGCTCATACACATTCGAGGTCGATGCGGAGACACTTCCGGACGGCGTCAGTGTCCAGGGCGAAGTACAACGCGACGTCGAAGCCGGACGGGCCAATACCATCATCTTCTCGTTCGGTGAAGCTCGAACGGCCACCGAGGTGCCCTTCTACGAGAAGTTCATCCGAACCACCGTCGACGGTCTGCGCTTCGGACTCGTCATCGCACTCGCTGCCGTCGGCCTCAGCCTGATCTTCGGCACGACCGGCCTGACGAACTTCGCACACGGCGAGCTCGTCACACTCGGTGCCGTCGCGGCGTGGGTGTTCAACGTCAGTCTCGGCATTCAGCTGATCCCGGCCACGATCCTCGCGATCATCGTCGGAGTCGCGATCGGATGGTTGAACAACGCCGCCATCTGGCGGCCCCTGCGAAAACGCAAGACCGGCTTGATCGCTCAGCTCGTCGTCTCGATCGGTCTGGCAATCGCATTACGATACCTGATCCTGATCTTCTTCTCGGATCGCGCCGAACCGTTCGACGATTATCAGGCGCAGACCCAGAACGAGTGGGGCCCTCTTGCCATCACCAACGTCAACCTCGCCTGCATCATCATCAGCATCGTCGTTCTCGTCGCCGTCGCACTGATGTTGCAACGCACGCGAATCGGCAAGGCGATGCGCGCAGTCGCAGACAACCGCGACCTCGCAGCTTCGTCCGGAATCAACGTCGAACGAGTCGTGACCTTCGTATGGTGCATGGGTGGCGGTCTCGCTGCACTCGGCGGTGTCCTGTTCGGACTCTCCGAGCTCGGTGGGCGCGTCCAGTGGGAGATGGGTTTCAAACTCCTCCTGCTCATGTTCGCCGGAATCACACTGGGCGGGCTAGGCACCGCATACGGAGCACTCCTCGGCTGCGTCATCGTCGGACTCCTCGTTCAGTGGTCCACGATGATCATCAATCCCGATCTCAAATACATCGGAGGACTGCTCGTCTTGATTCTCATCCTCGTCGTCAGGCCTCAGGGCATCCTCGGCTCGCGGCAAAGGATCGGGTGA
- a CDS encoding helix-turn-helix domain-containing protein: protein MLNRVVVPLLPLTEQFEMGVACEVFGFDRSDEGLPTYDFSLVAGVAEPIRSRFGFTIDVPYDLDQLDEADLIIIPAGGTKTSDDGSYVCGTGYDAAIEPLLVKLRAAVNRGAKVASLCNGAFLLGKAGLLDGRRCTTHWRHSDRLAAEYPLADVDRNVLYIDDGNVFTSAGTAAGIDLCLHIVRKEQGSTVANGIARRMVVPPHRDGGQAQFVTTPLPTTEVDTLAPLLDWMTEHLDSDLNVQALSARVNMSARTFARRFQAETGTTPARWLNDQRVLAAQQLLENSDLSMDVIAESVGFGNAAVMRQHFVRVRCTTPNSYRRTFRASPQPV, encoded by the coding sequence GTGCTGAACCGTGTAGTAGTGCCACTGCTCCCGCTGACCGAACAGTTCGAGATGGGCGTCGCGTGCGAGGTGTTCGGATTCGACCGATCCGACGAGGGTTTGCCCACCTACGACTTCTCACTCGTTGCCGGCGTTGCAGAACCGATCAGGTCGAGGTTCGGGTTCACGATCGACGTGCCGTACGACCTCGACCAGCTCGACGAAGCCGATCTCATCATCATTCCAGCAGGTGGAACCAAGACTTCCGACGATGGCAGCTACGTGTGCGGTACAGGTTACGACGCCGCCATCGAGCCTCTGTTGGTCAAATTGCGCGCTGCCGTGAATCGTGGCGCAAAGGTGGCGAGTCTGTGCAACGGCGCTTTTCTGCTCGGCAAGGCAGGTCTTCTCGACGGCCGTCGCTGCACTACCCACTGGCGGCATTCGGATCGACTGGCCGCTGAGTATCCGCTGGCCGACGTCGATCGCAACGTGCTCTACATCGATGACGGAAACGTGTTCACCAGCGCCGGGACGGCGGCGGGAATCGACCTCTGCCTGCACATCGTCCGCAAGGAGCAGGGCAGTACCGTCGCGAACGGCATCGCACGACGGATGGTCGTGCCGCCGCACCGCGATGGTGGTCAGGCGCAATTCGTCACTACTCCCCTTCCGACCACCGAGGTCGACACGCTCGCCCCGTTGCTCGACTGGATGACCGAGCATCTCGATTCGGACCTGAACGTGCAGGCTCTCTCTGCCCGGGTCAACATGTCCGCACGGACTTTCGCACGTAGATTTCAGGCTGAAACCGGAACTACACCGGCACGTTGGCTCAACGACCAGCGCGTACTAGCTGCCCAGCAGTTGCTCGAAAATTCGGACCTGTCGATGGACGTCATCGCCGAGAGTGTCGGCTTCGGCAATGCGGCCGTCATGCGCCAACATTTCGTTCGAGTGCGCTGCACGACGCCCAATTCCTACCGAAGGACATTCCGCGCTTCACCGCAGCCTGTATGA